The proteins below come from a single Panicum hallii strain FIL2 chromosome 7, PHallii_v3.1, whole genome shotgun sequence genomic window:
- the LOC112901466 gene encoding uncharacterized protein LOC112901466 — protein MDHKIPHRGDRPHPPPSSSFPPNPSGPNPAVAMAPFRRWADLPPDLLCRIGDRLDLKWYASARGACTAWRCALAPPAPALLVVADDARWCPHAASLPTRRSFELTAIVSGSRCVGSSNGWLALSVALFTGQTVFVLLNPIAAVEILLPPLIYESRWVSKVVFTPRPAKDDFAAAAICDIDRIAYVTAGARRWAVMEPVRLTSGDQLTDVVYTDKGKVYCLTKCGDVHVLRLPERRRRKPANADEAGPSEPEFSVLQPPAERTINFRPLRCQQQRNFRMMRYEQGRICNQLEPIPLRLTLCAQAFIPYKRVPPESQGPHLNAPATVEPLLSEANLPFNPATVFAPPYDTVSAFTSAKNLVFCEGNLYQVWRNASCTVTLQLPAGGQRRVAENEILVLRYYPRRQPCWDVVKDLGGYSLFVGRNNAVSMYAEGVPGLRGNCVYWIGGRGRDQGMVFDMESGRSAPCRAPQVGFLPGHPHSTICWYFLSDVVSNNSSCISSSSSSSTSTNGGRKVYQTRARARADLAQDVED, from the coding sequence ATGGATCATAAAATTCCCCACCGGGGGGATCGCCCGCAtccgcccccctcctcctccttccccccaaaccctagcggcCCGAATCCGGCCGTCGCCATGGCGCCGTTCCGGCGCTGGGCGGACCTGCCGCCGGATCTCCTCTGCCGCATCGGCGACCGCCTCGACCTTAAGTGGTACGCCAGCGCGCGGGGCGCCTGCACGGCCTGGCGCTGCGCGCTCGccccgccggcccccgcgcTCCTCGTCGTCGCCGACGACGCCCGCTGGTGCCCCCACGCCGCCTCTCTGCCCACGCGGAGGTCCTTCGAGCTCACCGCCATCGTCTCGGGCAGCCGCTGCGTCGGCTCCAGCAACGGCTGGCTCGCGCTCTCCGTCGCCCTCTTCACCGGCCAGACCGTCTTCGTGCTACTCAACCCCATCGCCGCCGTCGAGATCCTTCTCCCGCCCCTGATCTACGAGAGCCGCTGGGTCTCCAAGGTCGTCTTCACCCCGAGACCCGCCAAGGACGACTTCGCCGCAGCCGCCATCTGCGACATCGACAGGATCGCCTACGTCACCGCCGGGGCCAGGAGGTGGGCCGTCATGGAACCCGTCCGCCTCACCAGCGGCGACCAGCTCACCGACGTCGTCTACACCGACAAAGGTAAGGTCTACTGCCTCACCAAGTGCGGGGACGTACACGTGCTCCGCCtccccgagcgccgccgccgcaagcccGCCAACGCCGACGAGGCGGGCCCCTCCGAGCCGGAGTTCTCTGTGCTCCAACCGCCCGCCGAACGCACCATCAATTTCCGCCCCCTGCGGTGCCAACAGCAGCGCAACTTTCGCATGATGCGCTACGAACAGGGTCGAATATGCAATCAGCTGGAACCCATCCCACTGAGGCTGACGCTCTGTGCGCAGGCATTCATCCCGTATAAGAGAGTTCCACCTGAATCTCAAGGCCCGCACCTCAACGCGCCGGCCACAGTTGAGCCCCTCCTGTCCGAGGCCAACCTCCCGTTCAACCCTGCCACTGTCTTTGCACCGCCTTATGACACCGTGTCCGCGTTCACCAGTGCCAAGAACTTGGTGTTCTGTGAGGGTAATCTGTACCAAGTCTGGAGGAACGCGAGCTGCACTGTTACTCTGCAGCTTCCTGCAGGGGGTCAGCGCCGAGTCGCGGAAAATGAGATATTGGTTCTGAGGTACTATCCCCGGCGCCAGCCTTGCTGGGATGTGGTGAAGGACTTGGGAGGTTACTCACTCTTTGTGGGAAGGAACAATGCAGTTTCGATGTATGCAGAGGGTGTGCCAGGACTAAGGGGCAACTGTGTATACTGGATTGGTGGGCGTGGCAGGGATCAGGGCATGGTCTTTGACATGGAATCCGGGAGGTCCGCTCCATGCCGGGCTCCTCAGGTTGGCTTTTTACCTGGCCATCCTCATAGCACTATCTGCTGGTACTTCTTGAGCGATGTAGTGAGCAACAACAGCAGCTGCATCAGcagtagcagtagcagcagcaccTCCACCAATGGAGGAAGAAAGGTTTATCAGACCCGAGCAAGAGCCCGGGCAGATCTTGCACAAGACGTGGAAGATTGA
- the LOC112900738 gene encoding uncharacterized protein LOC112900738 — MASLGPWVGVPPDLLRFIRGVCTAWRSALPAAAPLLLTVSGPDAPRHRQIQPGQLVSASFLMAGRSFHLSELPTGGEFVGSSNGWIAVDPIWFDLFPLRNDDDEPVLKVVFAPNPRPTTTPPWRSAPRACSPTRDMRWTVMDVAMAEQRDKLADLVYDAGGGKVYCVTAHGDVHVFHVPGCRRRRPRVAPLHANRAGGLFAPPYDTASKLTGAKSIFLSGGSLHQAWRNTTIAFSSMTPGGGRFSMAKDEIVVLKYDPERRPCWDALADLGGRSVFVGKNNPVVLRPEDASGVRPNCVYWIDERSRFQPMVFDMATITSTPHPFDAEAPGPARRPLCWFFLNDKISH, encoded by the exons ATGGCGTCGCTCGGGCCTTGGGTGGGTGTTCCCCCGGATCTCCTCCGGTTCATCCGCGGCGTCTGCACCGCGTGGCGCTCCGCCCTCCCGGCGGCAGCCCCTTTGCTCCTCACCGTTTCTGGTCCCGACGCTCCTCGCCATCGCCAGATCCAGCCCGGCCAGCTCGTGTCCGCCTCGTTCCTCATGGCGGGCCGCTCGTTCCACCTCTCCGAGCTCCCCACGGGCGGCGAATTCGTCGGATCGAGCAACGGCTGGATAGCCGTCGACCCCATCT GGTTCGATCTCTTCCCGCTGAGGAACGACGACGATGAGCCGGTGCTCAAGGTCGTGTTCGCGCCGAACCCACGGCCGACGACTACACCGCCGTGGCGATCTGCGCCCCGCGCCTGCTCGCCTACGCGGGACATGAGGTGGACGGTCATGGACGTCGCCATGGCGGAGCAGCGCGACAAGCTCGCCGACCTGGTCtacgacgccggcggcggcaaggtCTACTGCGTCACCGCGCACGGAGACGTGCACGTGTTCCACGTCCCCGgctgccggcggcggaggcccAGGGTCGCGCCCTTACACGCCAACCGCGCCGGTGGCCTCTTCGCCCCGCCCTACGACACCGCGTCCAAGCTCACAGGCGCCAAGAGCATCTTCCTCTCCGGCGGCAGCCTGCACCAGGCGTGGCGGAACACCACCATCGCGTTTTCTTCGATGACGCCGGGAGGCGGCCGGTTCAGCATGGCGAAGGACGAGATCGTCGTCCTCAAGTACGACCCCGAGCGCCGGCCATGCTGGGACGCGTTGGCCGATCTGGGAGGCCGCTCCGTGTTCGTCGGCAAGAACAACCCCGTGGTGCTGCGACCAGAGGACGCCTCGGGGGTGAGGCCCAACTGCGTGTACTGGATCGACGAGCGGTCGAGGTTTCAGCCTATGGTGTTCGACATGGCCACCATAACATCGACGCCGCATCCCTTCGACGCCGAAGCACCGGGTCCAGCACGACGACCACTCTGCTGGTTCTTCTTGAACGACAAGATCAGCCATTGA
- the LOC112901464 gene encoding probably inactive leucine-rich repeat receptor-like protein kinase At5g06940, giving the protein MASAAAVGTSLPLFLLLVSTLIAASASPSSAAEAQAPQELLLDFKASLRDPSGALSGWSRSAPYCNWPHVACTSAAAAANAAVSVSLSLQGLGLSGELSAASLCRVPGLVALSLASNGFNQTIPLDLARCASLASLNLSAGAFWGPLPEQLAALPALVSLDLSGNSFEGQVPAELAALGSLEVLDLGGNRLSGVLHPALFRNLTSLHLLDLSGNQFLESELPPEIGRMSSLRWLYLQGSGFTGAIPESFLGLEQLQVLDLSMNSLTGAVPPGFGLKLQKLMALDLSQNGLSGPFPEEIGKCSMLQRFEVHDNAFTGELPGGLWSLPDLRVIRAQNNRFTGRLPEFPSGQSRLEQVQLDNNSFSGGIPQSIGQVRTLYRFSASLNELNGSLPENICDSPEMSIINISRNSLSGTIPEFRSCRRLVSLYLAGNGFTGPIPASLGDLPVLTYIDMSSNDLTGGVPAELQNLKLALLNVSYNNLSGRVPPSLISELPAVFLQGNPGLCGPGLPNDCDAPLRKHQALALAATVASFLTGVALLAVGAFAVCRRLHGSEPSPWKLVLFHPVKITGEELLAGFHDKSIIGRGAFGKVYLIELQDGQNIAVKRLVNSGKLPFRAVKNEMKALAKVRHKNIAKMLGFCYSDGEVSIMYDYLQMGSMQDLICAHQKFTMAWKDRVRIAMGVALGLAHLHHDHTPQVLHRDLKASNVLLDDEFEPRIAGFGVDRVVGEMAYQTSMASDLNYKCYVAPEQSRAKNPTHLMDVHSFGVILLELVTGKPAEQPASDDSVDIVRWVRRRINVADGASQILDPSISRTAQQGMQAALELALRCTSVMPNQRPAMDEVVRSLQQLCFSVHPQTPPQPTEIVLEP; this is encoded by the exons ATGGCATCCGCCGCCGCAGTAGGCACTAgcctccctctcttcctcctcctcgtctCAACGTTGATCGCCGCCTCAGCCTCGCCGTCttcggcggcggaggcgcagGCGCCGCAAGAGCTCCTGCTCGACTTCAAGGCGTCCCTGCGGGACCCGTCGGGCGCGCTCTCCGGCTGGTCGCGCTCCGCGCCCTACTGCAACTGGCCGCACGTCGCctgcaccagcgccgccgccgccgccaacgccGCGGTCTCCGTCTCGCTCTCGCTCCAGGGCCTGGGCCTCTCCGGCGAGCTCTCGGCCGCCTCGCTCTGCCGCGTCCCCGGCCTCGTCGCGCTCAGCCTCGCGTCCAACGGGTTCAACCAGACTATCCCGCTGGACCTCGCGCGGTGCGCCTCGCTCGCGTCCCTCAACCTCAGCGCCGGCGCCTTCTGGGGCCCGCTCCCAGAGCAGCTCGCCGCGCTCCCCGCGCTCGTGTCGCTCGACCTCAGCGGCAACAGCTTCGAGGGGCAGGTGCCCGCCGAGCTCGCCGCGCTGGGGAGCCTCGAGGTGCTCGACCTTGGGGGCAACCGCCTCTCCGGCGTGCTCCACCCGGCGCTGTTCCGCAACCTCACCAGCCTGCACCTGCTGGACCTGTCCGGGAACCAGTTCCTGGAGTCCGAGCTGCCACCGGAGATCGGCAGGATGAGCAGCCTCAGGTGGCTGTACCTGCAGGGGTCAGGGTTCACCGGCGCGATCCCTGAGTCCTTCCTCGGGCTGGAGCAGCTGCAGGTTCTTGATCTGTCCATGAACAGCCTGACCGGAGCCGTGCCTCCCGGGTTCGGCCTCAAGCTTCAGAAGCTGATGGCCCTGGATTTGTCGCAGAACGGACTCTCCGGGCCGTTCCCGGAGGAGATTGGTAAGTGTTCGATGCTCCAGAGGTTCGAGGTGCACGACAACGCCTTCACCGGGGAGCTCCCCGGCGGGCTCTGGTCGCTGCCGGACTTGCGCGTGATCCGGGCCCAGAACAACAGGTTCACCGGCCGGTTACCCGAGTTCCCCAGCGGCCAGTCTCGGCTCGAGCAGGTTCAGCTTGACAACAACAGCTTCTCCGGCGGGATACCTCAGAGTATCGGCCAGGTCCGCACCCTGTACCGGTTCTCTGCCTCCCTCAACGAGCTCAACGGCAGCTTGCCGGAGAACATCTGCGACTCCCCGGAGATGAGCATCATCAACATCTCCCGCAACTCGCTCTCCGGCACGATCCCGGAGTTCAGGAGCTGCAGGAGGCTGGTGTCGCTGTACCTGGCCGGCAACGGCTTCACCGGGCCGATACCGGCGTCCCTCGGGGACTTGCCGGTGCTGACGTACatcgacatgtccagcaacgaCCTCACCGGCGGCGTTCCGGCAGAGCTCCAGAACCTGAAGCTAGCGCTGCTGAACGTCTCGTACAACAACCTCTCCGGCCGCGTGCCGCCGTCTCTGATCTCCGAGCTTCCAGCCGTGTTCCTCCAAGGGAACCCCGGGCTATGCGGCCCCGGGTTGCCGAACGATTGCGACGCGCCATTGAGGAAGCATCAGGCACTAGCGCTGGCCGCGACCGTGGCATCGTTCCTCACCGGCGTGGCGCTGCTCGCCGTGGGAGCATTTGCAGTTTGCAGGAGGCTACACGGCAGCGAGCCCTCCCCATGGAAGCTCGTGCTCTTTCACCCTGTCAAGATCACCGGAGAGGAGCTGCTCGCCGGATTTCACGACAAGAGCATCATCGGCAGGGGTGCGTTCGGGAAAGTCTACCTGATCGAGCTCCAAGACGGGCAGAACATTGCGGTGAAGAGGCTGGTGAATTCAGGCAAGCTACCATTCAGAGCAGTGAAGAATGAGATGAAGGCGCTGGCGAAGGTCCGGCACAAGAACATCGCCAAGATGCTGGGTTTCTGCTACTCCGACGGCGAGGTCAGCATCATGTACGACTACCTGCAGATGGGAAGCATGCAGGATCTGATCTGCGCTCATCAGAAATTCACCATGGCGTGGAAGGACCGGGTGAGGATCGCCATGGGTGTGGCCCTGGGGTTGGCGCACCTTCACCATGACCATACTCCCCAGGTGCTGCACAGAGATCTGAAGGCGAGCAACGTGCTACTTGATGACGAATTTGAGCCCAGGATTGCCGGATTTGGGGTCGATCGTGTTGTCGGGGAAATGGCATACCAGACTTCCATGGCTTCGGATCTGAACTACAAGTGCTATGTCGCGCCAG AGCAAAGCCGCGCCAAGAATCCGACGCACCTCATGGACGTGCACAGCTTCGGGGTCATCCTCCTGGAGCTGGTCACCGGGAAGCCGGCGGAGCAGCCGGCGTCCGACGACTCCGTCGACATCGTCAGGTGGGTGCGCCGGCGAATCAACGTGGCTGACGGAGCATCGCAGATACTCGACCCCAGCATCTCCCGCACGGCGCAGCAGGGGATGCAGGCTGCCCTCGAGCTCGCCCTGCGCTGCACATCGGTGATGCCCAACCAGAGACCGGCCATGGATGAGGTCGTCCGGTCGCTCCAGCAGCTGTGCTTCAGCGTTCATCCGCAGACGCCGCCGCAGCCCACTGAAATCGTTCTGGAGCCCTGA
- the LOC112901116 gene encoding protein POLYCHOME-like, which yields MPESRDGRRAALADLSSGVGGGGFFIRRVGSPGALAARGIRKPLARRYISPSRNKENLLPVWALRATPKQRRSPLPEWYPRTPLRDITAIAKAIQRSRLRIAAAQQQSQRPEQSPQSVNLTTTPAQAEQNTPHSADASLAVASGSGSTERETVACPATALAGDNVRVCSSPVESSLETPSKPMDPAVAGIVEKKLSSSIEKIEKLVRRNLKRTPKAAQASRRATQRRNLMSMR from the exons ATGCCTGAGTCCAGGGATGGCAGGAGGGCGGCCCTCGCCGACCTCTCCAGCGGTGTTGGGGGCGGAGGGTTCTTCATCAGGAGGGTGGGCTCGCCGGGAGcactggcggcgaggggcaTCCGTAAGCCGCTGGCGCGGCGGTACATTTCGCCTTCGAGGAACAAGGAGAACCTGCTCCCGGTTTGGGCCTTGAGGGCCACGCCGAAGCAGAGGAGGAGCCCGCTTCCTGAATGGTATCCCAGGACGCCGCTCCGCGACATCACGGCAATTGCAAAG GCTATTCAGAGAAGCCGTTTAAGGATTGCTGCTGCTCAGCAGCAAAGTCAAAGGCCTGAGCAGTCTCCGCAATCTGTAAACCTGACTACTACTCCAGCACAAGCAGAGCAGAACACACCTCACAGCGCTGATGCTTCCCTGGCAGTTGCCTCTGGTTCTGGCTCAACTGAAAGAGAAACTGTAGCATGCCCTGCAACTGCCTTGGCTGGTGACAATGTTAGGGTGTGTTCCTCACCAGTGGAAAGCTCATTGGAGACTCCATCCAAACCAATGGATCCTGCCGTTGCTGGTATTGTTGAGAAGAAACTGTCCAGCTCAATAGAGAAGATAGAGAAGTTGGTGAGGAGAAACCTGAAGCGAACACCAAAGGCTGCTCAGGCCTCTAGGAGGGCCACCCAGAGGCGCAATCTGATGTCCATGCGATGA